The Thermococcus sp. 21S7 genome has a window encoding:
- a CDS encoding ribonuclease P protein component 2 encodes MREKPKYLPPTLRDKHRYIAFQVIGERPFKKDEIKRAIWDASLSTLGTLGSARAKPWFIKFDERSQTGIVRVDRKHVEELRFALTLVTHINGSRAIFRTLGVSGTIKRLKKKFLAEYGWR; translated from the coding sequence ATGAGGGAGAAGCCGAAGTACCTGCCGCCCACCCTGAGGGACAAGCACCGCTACATAGCCTTTCAGGTCATCGGAGAGAGGCCGTTTAAGAAGGATGAGATAAAGAGGGCCATATGGGACGCGAGCCTCTCAACGCTGGGAACCCTCGGCTCGGCGAGGGCAAAGCCCTGGTTCATCAAGTTCGACGAGAGGAGCCAGACCGGAATCGTCAGAGTCGACAGGAAGCATGTGGAGGAGCTTCGCTTCGCTCTGACGCTGGTCACCCATATAAACGGCTCAAGGGCTATTTTCAGAACCCTCGGCGTCTCTGGAACGATAAAAAGGCTGAAAAAGAAATTTTTGGCCGAGTACGGCTGGCGTTAG
- a CDS encoding glycogen synthase: MRILVLGFEYLPVKVGGLAEAITSIAEGLAELGNEVIVFTPDHGKNLGEVAGSFDVSAFGESVHITVRKREQNGVVVYSLGGGLLSEADVYGPSWDGLLRKTVLFGKASVGLMNGLIETFKPDVIHAHDWHTVFALGLLKKYFGIRSVFTVHRLNKAKIPAQYFGEANLGELAPYPDIDPEHTAGYIADAVTTVSRSYLWEEWGFFKHFEGKVTHVFNGIDCSFWNEELMETKDLPREERRKLVLERFGLSDGKAFMFIGRFDKAQKGVDTLLRAIEILSADPAFREMRFIIIGKGHPELEAWAKAVQNRFPENVRVVTELLSRETVRELYGSVDFVIIPSYFEPFGLVQLEAMCLGAIPIGSAVGGIKDTVIDLSSDPENATGLLVPPRDAFSLARAMVLAKELDDTTLRRLRKNGKRRARNDFTWENACRRYMRVYEGAVDRAVPFLR, encoded by the coding sequence ATGAGAATTCTCGTCCTTGGGTTTGAGTACCTGCCCGTAAAGGTTGGCGGACTTGCGGAAGCCATAACAAGCATAGCCGAAGGACTGGCTGAACTGGGAAACGAGGTCATCGTTTTTACCCCCGATCACGGAAAGAACCTCGGCGAAGTCGCTGGTTCCTTTGATGTCTCAGCATTCGGGGAGTCAGTTCATATAACCGTCCGGAAGAGGGAGCAGAACGGGGTGGTTGTCTATTCCCTCGGCGGCGGACTCCTCAGTGAGGCCGATGTTTACGGCCCGAGCTGGGATGGTCTGCTCAGGAAAACGGTCCTCTTCGGAAAAGCGAGCGTTGGACTGATGAACGGGCTTATTGAAACCTTCAAGCCGGACGTGATTCACGCCCACGACTGGCACACGGTCTTTGCCCTTGGGCTCTTGAAGAAGTACTTCGGGATAAGGAGCGTTTTCACGGTTCACAGGCTCAACAAGGCGAAAATTCCGGCCCAATACTTCGGTGAAGCAAACCTGGGGGAGCTTGCACCATACCCCGACATAGACCCCGAGCACACCGCCGGGTACATAGCGGACGCCGTAACGACCGTCAGCAGGAGCTATCTGTGGGAGGAGTGGGGGTTCTTCAAGCACTTTGAGGGCAAGGTTACGCACGTCTTCAACGGCATAGACTGCTCCTTCTGGAACGAGGAACTCATGGAGACGAAGGATCTTCCCAGAGAGGAGAGGAGGAAGCTCGTTCTGGAGCGCTTCGGCCTGAGCGATGGCAAGGCCTTCATGTTCATAGGGCGCTTTGACAAAGCTCAGAAGGGAGTCGACACCCTTCTCCGGGCGATAGAGATTCTCTCGGCGGATCCCGCCTTTAGGGAGATGAGGTTCATCATAATCGGCAAGGGCCATCCGGAGCTGGAGGCGTGGGCGAAGGCGGTTCAGAACCGCTTCCCCGAGAACGTTAGGGTTGTCACCGAACTCCTCAGCAGGGAAACCGTCAGGGAGCTCTACGGTTCGGTGGACTTCGTGATAATTCCGTCGTACTTCGAGCCCTTCGGTCTGGTGCAGCTTGAGGCCATGTGTCTCGGCGCGATTCCGATAGGAAGTGCCGTCGGGGGAATAAAGGATACCGTGATAGACCTCAGTTCAGACCCGGAGAACGCCACCGGCCTGCTGGTTCCCCCGAGGGATGCCTTCTCGCTGGCCAGAGCGATGGTTCTCGCCAAGGAGCTGGACGATACGACCCTGCGCAGGCTCAGGAAAAACGGAAAGAGACGTGCCAGAAACGACTTCACGTGGGAGAACGCCTGCAGGAGATACATGAGGGTTTACGAGGGGGCCGTTGACAGGGCCGTTCCGTTCCTCCGCTAA
- a CDS encoding radical SAM protein, with amino-acid sequence MVWETPYFSYAVRELPKGCQLCVRGEKLVLFTTGVCPRDCFYCPLSEHRMGDVIYANERPVKSLDDVIEEALLMEARGTGVTGGDPLARLDRTAEYIRALKEAFGENFHVHLYTTGALATKKNLEKLYDAGLDEIRFHPDLFNPNSKLFKVEIENIRNAFDFDWDVGGEIPSIPGHFEMMRWYAEFLDNLGAKFLNVNELEFSETNLRAILDRGYRPISDESAAIKGSLELGLKLLEWGEENTSLSYHLCTARLKDAVQLKNRLGRMAKNVARPYMEVTEDGTLRFGIAEYDDLDELYELLVNDAEVPPEWLYINREKGRIEMPEEVALELAEAIEGDVRFFIVEEYPTFDRLEVERVPLP; translated from the coding sequence ATGGTCTGGGAGACGCCTTACTTTTCGTACGCTGTGAGAGAGCTCCCCAAGGGCTGCCAGCTCTGCGTTAGGGGTGAGAAGCTCGTCCTCTTCACAACCGGGGTCTGCCCGAGGGACTGCTTCTACTGCCCGCTGAGCGAGCACAGAATGGGCGATGTGATTTACGCCAACGAGAGGCCCGTCAAAAGCCTGGACGACGTGATCGAGGAGGCCCTTTTGATGGAAGCCAGGGGGACCGGCGTTACCGGCGGCGACCCTCTGGCGAGGCTCGACAGAACGGCTGAGTATATCCGCGCCCTCAAGGAGGCCTTTGGCGAAAATTTCCACGTTCATCTGTATACGACGGGCGCCTTGGCCACCAAGAAGAACCTCGAAAAGCTATACGATGCCGGTCTGGACGAGATACGATTCCACCCCGATCTGTTCAACCCGAACTCGAAGCTCTTCAAAGTTGAAATCGAGAACATTAGGAACGCCTTCGACTTCGACTGGGACGTCGGCGGCGAGATTCCATCGATTCCGGGGCACTTCGAGATGATGAGGTGGTACGCTGAGTTCCTCGACAACCTCGGCGCGAAGTTCCTCAACGTGAACGAGCTTGAGTTCAGCGAGACGAACCTGAGGGCTATCCTCGACAGGGGCTACAGGCCGATAAGCGACGAGAGCGCCGCCATAAAGGGTTCCCTTGAGCTGGGTCTGAAGCTCCTCGAATGGGGCGAGGAGAACACTTCCCTGAGTTACCACCTCTGCACGGCCAGGCTGAAGGACGCAGTCCAGCTCAAGAACAGGCTGGGGAGGATGGCCAAAAACGTGGCCAGGCCCTACATGGAGGTAACCGAGGACGGGACGCTCCGGTTTGGTATTGCCGAATACGACGACCTTGACGAGCTTTACGAGCTCCTCGTTAATGACGCGGAGGTTCCACCCGAGTGGCTCTACATCAACAGGGAGAAGGGCAGGATTGAGATGCCGGAGGAGGTTGCTCTTGAGCTGGCGGAGGCGATAGAGGGCGACGTGAGGTTCTTCATCGTCGAGGAGTACCCGACCTTCGACAGGCTTGAGGTCGAGAGGGTTCCGCTGCCTTAA
- the trmB gene encoding HTH-type sugar-sensing transcriptional regulator TrmB, producing MEIPSHLSQALSEIGFTKYEVMTYWTLLVYGPSTAREISTKSGVPYNRVYDTVSSLKERGFVTEIEGNPKVYAAYSPRIAFLRFKKELETIVEQLEQALNDVQREDHRPAIWRSRSLDEALEMFREAIDSAENEVIVVIPSEFFGHVEEDLLRTFKRGVTLSVYTDKIPDLSKFQGRGNLFVREFYKLNHIIGMVDGKEVIAVQNAAFNSKNPPAFRSTYPEIIFSQYSLIIEIFKESSLRVEVINNPGDLRFFAMFHAVDFVSRYLKDKHIMATVRGRHIETRKNETINGLVVGYTFSLKEAINNIHVETDEGIVKIGGMFAVVEDYESTDVRFAVGEPL from the coding sequence ATGGAGATTCCATCCCATCTCTCGCAGGCGCTGAGCGAGATAGGCTTCACGAAGTATGAGGTTATGACGTACTGGACACTCCTCGTCTACGGGCCCAGCACTGCGAGAGAAATATCCACAAAAAGCGGGGTGCCCTATAACCGGGTCTACGATACGGTATCTTCCCTAAAGGAGAGAGGATTTGTCACCGAAATAGAGGGCAATCCTAAAGTCTATGCTGCTTACTCTCCCAGAATAGCTTTTCTCCGATTCAAGAAGGAACTCGAAACAATAGTGGAGCAGTTGGAACAGGCACTGAATGATGTGCAGCGGGAGGATCACAGGCCCGCAATATGGAGAAGCAGGAGCCTCGATGAGGCCCTCGAAATGTTTCGGGAGGCCATTGATTCCGCTGAGAATGAGGTCATCGTCGTCATTCCCAGCGAGTTCTTTGGACATGTGGAGGAGGACTTACTGAGGACGTTTAAGAGGGGCGTGACCCTGTCGGTGTACACCGACAAAATTCCGGACCTTTCAAAATTCCAGGGAAGAGGAAACCTGTTTGTGAGGGAGTTTTACAAGCTTAACCACATCATAGGAATGGTTGACGGGAAGGAGGTCATAGCGGTCCAGAACGCTGCTTTCAACTCAAAAAACCCTCCCGCTTTCAGGTCAACGTATCCGGAGATAATATTTTCCCAGTACAGCCTCATAATAGAAATCTTCAAGGAGTCGTCACTGAGGGTGGAAGTTATCAACAATCCCGGTGACCTCCGGTTTTTTGCCATGTTCCATGCGGTTGATTTTGTCAGCAGATACTTGAAAGACAAGCATATTATGGCCACGGTCAGGGGCAGACACATTGAAACGAGAAAAAATGAGACGATTAACGGGCTTGTGGTGGGGTATACGTTTTCACTCAAGGAGGCTATTAACAACATCCATGTGGAGACGGATGAGGGCATAGTAAAGATTGGAGGAATGTTTGCCGTTGTTGAGGATTACGAGAGCACCGACGTTAGGTTTGCAGTGGGTGAGCCATTGTAG